A DNA window from Drosophila pseudoobscura strain MV-25-SWS-2005 chromosome 2, UCI_Dpse_MV25, whole genome shotgun sequence contains the following coding sequences:
- the Neurochondrin gene encoding neurochondrin homolog — protein MTDVPEPVRKCANLLKGTKSDTEKFAVLFMVTKLVKGRDANAEGKKLLFEAIGFPFLRKLLVSKDLPSDCPPLVYKSVALSILTCFCQEEELATHKDIIDAIPTLLEIVEQADDEDYEDNLIVVSEAYSCLKSIASHAPGQQALLATGAIPKMSQIYSAQSFQTDEALHLIVLLVNKFGVLSWPEDPTAFHALIQRIALDMETDHTDRKYELCRILADILITCRKEVVNNSLDGQIWPESLFKGCGDILKAKIGPKQRDPALHLIATTLQVLGIQWAFMDEQKQFFLSLLQLAAIEVRMQMDEKKLETTFKQAELLTCCFVILEQCIEYMATDQLDLEPKEKQTTYTALKGAFNQVMAVLTRVSNDKIRESVNPRDKNFIIAIVRILSAWLAQETTAMRPAIYKLLPFMLKVANESFHDLKTWRAGNREGEEPIDVLRIMMPALCHFAVEDEARRVLFTHKQDEVLLESLELYFSIAHWKRPPIPRAERLARMNEPDPVPTLEQKAEMKVARSAIVSLCNILMNFTVLEPKRAEDGATFVNLLKYVVENLPELKDTPDNLVIHGNLAVLGLLLLKQQSKKVKQNDFSICRYIQATIRFLWDAYNIDESNDPTALVVSIAYKGNWSDLSELWFLGMQTMCGVLPLVPWLSEFALESGWAEGIVKTLKKVKIGTLPANVKSAYEDFLSQLVDVNGDVQEVLKKADALRVCRNHRMMDLGKKLFGD, from the coding sequence ATGACGGATGTGCCAGAGCCCGTGCGCAAGTGCGCCAACCTGTTGAAGGGCACCAAGAGCGATACGGAGAAGTTCGCGGTCCTCTTTATGGTCACGAAGCTGGTGAAGGGCAGGGACGCCAATGCCGAGGGCAAGAAGCTGTTATTCGAGGCCATCGGCTTCCCCTTCCTCAGGAAGCTGCTCGTGTCCAAGGATCTGCCCAGTGACTGCCCCCCACTGGTGTACAAGAGCGTTGCCCTCTCGATTCTCACGTGCTTctgccaggaggaggagctggccaCGCACAAGGACATTATTGATGCCATACCCACGCTGCTGGAGATTGTCGAGCAGGCCGACGATGAGGACTACGAGGACAATCTGATTGTCGTGAGTGAGGCCTACAGTTGCCTGAAGAGCATCGCCAGCCATGCGCCCGGACAGCAGGCGCTCCTGGCCACCGGCGCCATCCCCAAGATGTCGCAGATCTACTCCGCGCAGAGCTTCCAGACAGACGAGGCCCTGCACCTGATTGTGTTGCTGGTGAACAAGTTTGGCGTGCTCTCCTGGCCAGAGGATCCCACGGCTTTCCATGCCCTGATCCAGCGGATTGCCCTGGACATGGAGACTGATCACACGGACAGGAAGTACGAGCTATGCCGGATTTTGGCCGACATCCTCATCACCTGTCGCAAGGAGGTCGTGAACAACTCGCTGGACGGCCAGATCTGGCCGGAGAGCTTGTTCAAAGGCTGCGGTGATATTCTGAAGGCCAAGATCGGGCCCAAGCAGCGGGATCCGGCCCTGCATCTGATTGCCACCACCCTGCAGGTGCTGGGCATTCAGTGGGCCTTCATGGACGAGCAGAAACAGTTCTTCCTGTCGCTCCTGCAGCTGGCAGCCATCGAGGTGCGCATGCAAATGGACGAGAAGAAGCTGGAGACGACCTTCAAGCAGGCCGAGCTGCTCACCTGCTGCTTCGTGATCCTCGAGCAGTGCATCGAGTATATGGCCACCGATCAGCTGGACCTGGAGCCTAAGGAGAAGCAGACCACGTACACGGCCCTCAAGGGTGCCTTCAATCAAGTGATGGCTGTCCTCACGCGTGTCAGCAATGACAAGATTCGCGAGAGCGTGAATCCCCGCGATAAGAACTTCATTATTGCTATCGTGAGAATCCTGTCCGCCTGGCTGGCCCAGGAGACCACAGCCATGCGTCCGGCCATCTATAAGCTGTTGCCCTTCATGCTGAAGGTGGCCAATGAGTCGTTCCATGATCTGAAGACCTGGCGTGCCGGCAACCGGGAGGGTGAGGAGCCCATCGACGTGCTGAGGATTATGATGCCCGCCCTCTGCCACTTTGCCGTGGAGGATGAGGCACGTCGTGTGCTGTTCACCCACAAGCAGGATGAGGTTCTGCTTGAGTCTCTGGAGCTGTACTTCAGCATTGCCCACTGGAAGCGTCCCCCAATCCCCAGGGCCGAGCGCTTGGCGCGCATGAACGAACCGGATCCAGTGCCCACGCTGGAGCAGAAGGCCGAGATGAAGGTGGCCAGAAGTGCCATCGTCTCGCTCTGCAACATCCTTATGAACTTTACCGTGCTGGAGCCAAAGCGCGCCGAGGATGGTGCCACCTTTGTCAATCTTTTGAAGTATGTGGTGGAGAATCTGCCAGAGCTGAAGGACACCCCCGATAATCTGGTTATCCACGGCAATCTGGCTGTCCTTGGACTACTCCTGCTCAAGCAGCAGTCAAAGAAGGTAAAACAGAACGATTTCTCCATCTGTCGGTACATCCAGGCCACCATTCGCTTCCTCTGGGACGCGTACAACATCGACGAGAGCAACGATCCCACCGCCCTCGTGGTGTCCATTGCTTACAAGGGCAACTGGTCGGATCTCTCGGAGCTGTGGTTCTTGGGAATGCAGACCATGTGCGGTGTTCTGCCGCTGGTGCCATGGCTTTCGGAGTTCGCCCTGGAGTCCGGCTGGGCCGAGGGCATTGTGAAGACGCTGAAGAAGGTGAAGATTGGCACCCTGCCGGCGAATGTGAAGTCCGCCTACGAGGACTTCCTCTCGCAGCTGGTGGATGTAAATGGCGATGTCCAGGAGGTGCTCAAGAAGGCCGATGCCTTGCGCGTCTGTCGCAATCACAGGATGATGGATCTGGGCAAGAAGCTCTTCGGCGACTGA
- the Zif gene encoding zinc finger protein 287 gives MPIQFGPKICRVCLEESPRLQRLDETREEGEETPNEMLIQLLGVSYSKLNDKENIPEGICKTCKVELNMAFQFREKALVKQGRIEEYCRELGMFDEADEMFIKEEDSQGESEIHGEETLYILEEGEGVEKTEGGDYVLMEEGEEQEHELAQEEQQEDQEQEQEQEIVTDNVEYLEDNYSIDMNPEHSEVLETKSFEETPTQQMVLTEAANASIKSKRGRSRRADNLRASNVMKGGYICDICGNYYEKRGRMMEHRRRHDTVCQYQCELCDAEFHVREQLRKHMYSHTGSKPFKCSWCSRQFFYESVLKAHENVHRGIKPYVCKLCDKPFAYSHSLTKHELIHSDIKLYRCDYCQKDFRLLHHMRQHEETKCHQNAVMIAESARVEMMGNDGLHEVKPLSNQ, from the exons ATACAGCTGCTCGGAGTCTCATACAGCAAG CTGAATGACAAGGAAAATATACCAGAGGGCATCTGCAAGACTTGCAAGGTGGAGCTCAATATGGCATTTCAGTTCCGCGAAAAGGCTTTGGTGAAACAGGGGAGAATAGAGGAGTATTGCCGGGAGTTGGGCATGTTCGATGAGGCGGATGAGATGTTCATTAAGGAGGAGGATAGTCAAGGTGAAAGTGAAATTCATGGCGAGGAGACGCTTTACATTctggaagagggagagggtgtAGAAAAAACCGAAGGCGGCGACTACGTTCTGATGGAAGAGGGCGAAGAGCAGGAGCATGAGCTTgcgcaggaggagcagcaggaggaccaagagcaggagcaggagcaggagataGTAACAGATAATGTTGAGTATTTGGAGGATAATTATTCCATCGACATGAATCCAGAACATAGTGAAGTTCTCGAGACCAAATCGTTCGAGGAGACGCCAACACAGCAAATGGTCCTCACAGAGGCAGCTAATGCCAGTATCAAGAGCAAACGTGGACGCAGCCGACGTGCAGATAACCTTCGTGCTTCGAATGTGATGAAGGGCGGCTACATTTGCGATATCTGTGGCAACTACTACGAGAAACGTGGACGTATGATGGagcatcgtcgtcgtcatgaCACTGTCTGTCAATATCAGTGCGA ACTATGTGATGCCGAGTTCCATGTGCGAGAACAGCTGCGGAAACACATGTACTCTCACACCGGCAGCAAGCCCTTCAAGTGCAGCTGGTGCAGCCGTCAGTTCTTCTACGAGAGCGTCTTAAAGGCTCACGAGAA CGTGCATCGTGGTATCAAGCCGTATGTGTGCAAGCTATGCGACAAACCATTTGCATACTCCCATTCTCTGACCAAGCACGAGCTTATCCATTCGGACATCAAATTGTACCGCTGCGACTATTGCCAGAAGGACTTCCGTCTGCTCCACCACATGCGGCAGCACGAGGAGACCAAATGCCATCAGAACGCTGTGATGATTGCCGAGAGCGCGCGCGTGGAGATGATGGGCAACGATGGACTGCACGAAGTCAAGCCATTATCGAATCAATGA